CGCTTGGCAGGTTCGTCCTCACGTCGTTGAATTCGACGGCGTTCATGAAGCCGGGTCCGCGGATGTCGACGATTTCCGGTGCTTTCTCGCGGATGGCCGCAAGGCGCTGCTTCAGCCGGTTGCCGAGCTGGTTCGCCCGCTCGCACAGGTTCTCCTCGGCAATCACGTCGAGGACCGCATGCGCGGCGGCGATGCCGAGCGGATTGCCGCCATAGGTCCCGCCGAGGCCGCCCGGCCCGGGCGCGTCCATGATCTCGGCTCGGCCGGTGACGGCCGCAAGCGGGAAGCCGCCGGCGAGGCTCTTCGCCATCGTCGTCAGATCCGGCGCGACACCGTGATGTTCCATGGCGAAGAGCTTGCCGGTGCGGGCAAAGCCGGTCTGCACCTCGTCGGCGATCAGCAGGATGCCGTGCTGGTCGCAGATCTCGCGAAGCGCCTTCATGAAGGCGGTCGGGACCGGGTAGAAGCCGCCTTCTCCCTGAACCGGCTCGATGATGATCGCCGCGACACGGGCCGGATCGACATCGGCCGCGAAGAGCTTCTTCAGCGCCGAAAGCGACTGCTCGACAGTCACGCCGTGAAGCTCGATCGGGAAGGGGGCGTGGAAGACGTCTGCCGGCATCGCGCCGAAACCGACCTTGTACGGGACGACCTTGCCCGTCAGCGCCATGCCCATGAAGGTGCGGCCGTGGAAACCGCCCCCGAAGGCGACAACCGCCTGGCGGCCCGTCGCGGCGCGCGCGATCTTGACGGCGTTCTCGACGGCTTCCGCGCCGGTCGTGACGAAGATGGTCTTCTTCGCGAACTCGCCTGGCACGATCGCGTTCAGGCGCTCCGCGAGATGCACGTAGTTTTCATAGGGCACCACCTGGTGGCAGGTGTGGGTGAAGCGATCGAGCTGCGCCTTGACGGCAGCGATCACCTTCGGGTGGCGGTGGCCGGTATTGACCACGGCGATGCCGGCGGCAAAGTCGATGTAGCGGTTGCCTTCCTTGTCGAAGATCTCCGCGTTTTCCGCGCGCTCGGCATAGACCTGCGTGGTCATTCCGACACCGCGGGAGATGGCTGCATTCTTGCGATCTGTGAGGCTCGTCATCGTTGTCGTCCTGGTCGAGAGGGAATATATTGCATTTTTTCTGCAACTTTTCTCAGGAAGAGGTACATTTTTCAGGATGGATTGCAAATCAAATTTGCTGATCGAGACAACACCCGGATTGATGGGCGCTTCTTGTGCAGCCGCCGCGCTCGCGGCTAGATAGCCGCCAGCGATCGGCGGCACGGATCCGGCACGGTGATGAGGATATGAATTGATGGGCGGTATTGGCACCATTCGCTACAAGGTTGCCGAGGCGGCAAGGCTAGCGGGCGTGTCCGCTTCGACGCTCAGGCTTTGGGAAACGCAAGGTCTCGTCGTGCCGGAGCGTTCGGTGACGGGGCATAGACAATATACCGATGCCGATCTCGCCCGGCTGAAGCGCATTTCCTGGTTCCGCTCCGAACGCGGCCTCAACCCCGCAGCGATCAGGGAGGCTCTGGAGGCTGAAAGCGCCTTTACCGAAGACGAAAATGGCTCCGCCACGCCGACCGACGACAATGGCGACCTGCAGGTCGGGCGGAAGCTGCGCAGTCTGAGACATGCCGCAGGCAAGACGCTGGAGCAGGTGGCCGGCGACATCGGCATCGCCGCATCCGTGCTCTCGACCCTGGAGCGGACGTCGCAGGGCGTCTCCGTCGCCGTTCTGCACAACCTCGCCGAATATTTCGGAACCACCGTATCGAGCCTCTCCGGCGAAGGTGAGACAAGAGCGCGGGCGCTCGTGCGGGCCGGCGAATGGCGCAACTGGCCGCGCACGACACCGGGGGTGACGGTGCAGTTGCTGGCCGAAGGCAAGAACCAGATGGATTGCCATCGCTTCGTTCTGGCACCAGGCGCCTCAAGCGAGGGCGCCTACCGGCATGAGGGGGAGGAATTCGTCTACGTTCTTTCCGGACGCGTGGAGTTCGTGCTGGATTCGGATCAGTTCTACGATCTCCACCCGGGCGACTCCCTTTATTTCGAGAGCCGCCGCCGCCATGCCTGGTCGAACAGGCACGACGGCGAAACCGTGTTGTTGTGGATCAATACGCCGCCGACGTTTTGATAGAAGACATCGGCACTTACAGCGTGAAAATAATTCAGATGTTTATGTGCTGACAGATGTATTCCGACGTAATGAGTCGGGCCGCTGCCAACCACAACGCCTACTCAATCGCGCCGACGCTGAATATTGCGCGCAAGACACACTCCCGGCGTCTTGGGGATCGGCCGACTATGTTGATGAAGGGCGGAACAAAGTTTGGCCCGATTCCCCCGTTCAGCCTCGAACAGTTCTTTAGCCTGCCCGACTGCTTGCTTCCGTCGCCAAGCGTTCAACGAACCTGATTGCAGACGATGCACCTGTTTGCGATTCGACGGAAGAAAGCTCGAACGGAGAGGGAGTGTTGATGCAGATGGTGCGCGACCAGCAGCTGGACGGCCTGAGAGCCGTAGCGGTCACAATGGTGCTCTACGCGCATTTCTTCGCGGCTGATGGATCCCATTGGGGCCATCTCGGCGTTCGGCTGTTTTTCGTATTGAGCGGCTTCCTGATAACGCGCCTGCTGCTCGATGCGCGCGACGCTGCCCGTTTCGAGCCGGCGACGGCACTCAAATCCTTCTACGCGCGCCGCGCACTTCGCATCTTACCCCCTTACTTCGCCGTCCTCGCCGCCGTCTTTTTCCTTGATCTGGAACGATCGAAGGAGGTCATGGCGTGGCACGCCCTCTATCTGTCCAATTTCTGGTACGCGCTGCAGAACGAATGGACGCCGTGGGTTCTCTGTCATACGTGGAGTCTGAGCATCGAGGAGCAGTTCTACCTCGTATGGCCATTGATCGTGCTGCTCGTGCCGCGCCGGTCGGTTGCCGGGGTTTGCATCGGCGTTATCGTTTGCTCGCTCGCCTACCGCTTTTACTGGCCGCTCACCGGTACTCCATCACTCGCGCGGGACCTTTTGCCGCCGGCGTCGATGGATGCGCTGGCCGTGGGCGCGCTGCTCGCCGCCCGCCCATCCTGGCGAGTCGGTTGGCCGGCATGGGCAAAACTGAGCTGGATGCCGCTTTCGCTCGCTTCGCTCGTCCTCGTGTGGTCGAAGCCGGTTGCCATGTCACCGGTCGTCGCGTGGTTCGCCTGGATTGGCCTGGAGGTCCTCCCGCTCCTGCCGCTCGCCATGCTGGTCGGCGGCTGTTCGAAGGGGATCGGCGGGCTCGCCGGTCGGCTCGTCGCGCTTTCGCCTTTGGCGGCGCTCGGCCGGATCAGCTATGGCGTCTATCTTTTCCACGCGGTCGTGCTGGCCCTGGTCGTTCAAGCGCAGCCTTTCATCCCGGTCAATGTCTCGGATCAGGGGGCAGGGCGGTTCGTCGTTGCGGGCTCCCTGACCCTGATGCTCGCCTCGGTTTCCTGGCTGTTCTTCGAAAAGCCGCTCAACGGGCTGAAGCGGCACTTTTCCTATATTCGTTCCGACGGCGGAGCCGGGGCGGCAGTCGCTATCCCTGGCGCCGGTCGTGACGAAGCCCTGCAGCCCCAGAACCTTCGATAAGCTCACGAGCCGAACCATGCCGACGCCCCTCGTCTCCATCGTCCTGCCTGTCTACAATGCGGAGCCGTACATCGCCGCAGCTATCGAGAGCGTGTTGCGCCAGGACTACGAGCGTCTGGAGGTAATCGCGATCGACGACGGGTCGACGGATCGGTCGCGGGACATTCTCGAACGCTATCGCAAGAGCGATTCTCGCGTTTCCATCATTTCCCGCGAGAACCGCGGCCTCATAGCGACACTGAATGAAGGCCTCGCGCTTGCAAAGGGCGAGCTTGTCGCGCGAATGGATGCCGACGACATCGCCTATCCGTCGCGCCTGTCGCGTCAGGTCGCATTGTTTTCCGCAGAGCCCCGGCTCGCCCTTTCCGGCACGGGCATCGACATGCTGATCGGCAATCGGATCATCCGCGGCAAGCCCAATCCCATATACCGCCCGGGAAGCCTGCGAATCCTGTCGATGTTCTTCACCATCTTCATGCACTCGACCGTGATCTATAACCGTAATGTCATCCCGGAAGAGATGCTCCGCTACGACCCGAACTATGTGCATGCGGAAGATTTCGATCTCTTCAGGCGGGTCGCGGATCGTTTCCCAGTCCACATGATCGACGAGGCGCTGGTCGCCTATCGCATCCATGAGGATAGCGTGACCAGCAAGCACAAGCGGCAGATGCGCCGAACCCATTTGACCATCGTCGCCGAGAACCTGGCGCGGGATGCCCTTCTCGGAGAATCCGCAGCCCTCGAAGCGATCGGCGCCGCGGTGACGAGCGAGACGGTGGCACGTCTTGCCGACTGGGTCCTGGCGCTCGAGGGTGAGATTTCGGCCCAGCCGGGCGAGGTTCGGCGTGCCTATGAGGACGGCGCCCTTTGCTTCTTCTACTTCCTCTACCAGCTCATCGCCGACGAGGAGCAGCCGCGACTGACCCATGAGTTCCTGACGCGGACCGGGAAATGGGGCCTCATCCGCCGCCGCGAGCGATACGGGCTGCTTGCGGCGGCTCGCGCACCCTGGTGCAGCCGGATTTCGCTCGCCGCGAGCAAGCGGGTGGATCGGCTCGCGCGCCACCTGCAGTCGGTGCCCGCCGCGAGCGTGCTTTCCGGGCATGGCTGGACCTGACATGGCCGTCGAACAGCCTGCAAAAGCGCAGAAACATCCAAGAGCAGCGGCTGCTCGGCACTCGGTGGCCGCTTCATTGTCCGAAGCGTCGGAGCCGTTGGTCAGCTTCATCGTCTGCACGCGCAACCGCGTCCGGGCGCTTGGCGCCTCGATCCGATCGATCGAGGCCGCATGCCATGCCCATGCGGCGAACAGGAGCGAACTCGTCGTCGTCGACAACGGCTCCACGGACGGCACCCCGGAAGAACTCGCACGCATGGCAGCAGCCTCGACAATGCCGATCACGCTCGCCACCGAGCCTCGCCCGGGTCTCGCCGCGGCACGCAATACAGGGATGGCACGCGCGCGGGGCCGGATTCTCGTCTTCATCGACGACGACTGCGAGGTGGACAGGAACTATCTCGCCGACCTCCAACGGCACTACGCCAGTGGCGACGCGCGGGTCATCCGCGGAGGACGCGTGGAACTCGGCGATCCTGCCGACCTGCCGTTCACCATCAAGCGGTCGAAGGTCGCGGCACGTCTGACCCGCGATGTCCACCCCGGCGGCTTCGTGCTCGGCTGCAACATGACCATGCATCGCGACGTCGCGGCACGCATCGGTCCATTCGACGAGCGCTTCGGCGCAGGCGCGCCGCTGAAGGCCGCGGAAGATACGGATTACCTGGTCCGGGCATTTCAGCTCGGCATTCCGGTCGAATACGTGCCGGATATGATCGTCCATCATCATCACGGCCGCCGTTTTCGTGCGGCGATCGAAGAACTGCATCGTAATTACAGCCTCGGCAATGGCGGGCTCTGTCTGAAGCACCTGCTCGGCGCGCCCTGGCTCCTCAAGCATTTCGGCTGGACCGTCAGGTCCGCATGCGGCGAAGTTTTCGGAGGCGCCCGCTTCGACCCAAAGCTGCAACTGTCACATTGGCCGATCGTTTCGATGAACATTGTCGGCGCCGCGCGCTTCGCGCGGATTGCCATGGCAAACGCGGCGCAACCGACCGAACGGCGCCAGCCCGAACAAGCAGCACCGAAGCTCAGGTGAGGACCGCATATGCGTAGATTCCTATTGCCGGGACTGGAGGTCCTGCGCGGCGCGCTGGGGCGGCAAATGCGCCTGCTGCCGGTCGTCGTCATTCTCGGCCTTGCCAGCGCCGCGCTCGAAGGCGCCGGCATCGGCCTCATCATTCCGATGCTGGGCATCATCGCAGGAGATGGACAAGCCAACGGCTTGAGCGGCATTTCCGCTTACTTTCAGGCGGTAGGAGCGGGCTTGGGAGACGGCGAACGCCTGCTGGTCATTGCGGCCGCCGTGCTCGCGCTGATCGTGCTCAAGAATATCCTCGCCTTCGCTAACACGCTGCTCACGACCTTCATCTACGGCAAGGCCAGCCACGCCATCCGCAGCGCGCTTTCGGATCAGCTCCTGCGGATTGGATATCCGTTCTTCATGCAGCAAAGTCCCGGCCGGCTGCTCAACATCATCTCCAACGAGTCATGGCGCGCGTCCGACGCGATCCAGACGGTCCTTTCGTCTATCGTGCACGGCTCGGCGGCGGTCATCCTGCTCGCCTTTCTCTTGCTCATGTCCTGGCAGATGACGCTGTTCGTGGCGCTCGGCCTCGTCCTTGTCCAGCTTGCCCATGCAGCGCTCTCCGCGACGCTCAAGGGCCCAAGCCGCCATGTGACCTCCTTCAACAGCGAGCTTGCCGCCAGAATGCTGCATCTCGTTCATGCCGGAAGGCTGATCCGCGTGTTCGGCCAGGAAACACGCGAGAAGGATGCATTCGATTCCGCGTCCGACGCTGTTCGCCGTGCCGGCTTTGCGCTCCAGTCACGACAGGGGGCGCTGCCGCCGCTGACCGAGGTGCTCCACTCGGCGTTGTTTCTGGCCGTGGTGGTAAGCGCCTGGTCCGTCGGCGTCAGCTTTCCGGTGATCGTCGCCTTCGTCGTGCTGCTATATCGACTGCAGCCGCATATGCGCGCCCTGCAGATGTCCTGGAGCCAGATTCAGGGCTGGAGCGGATCGCTCGAAGAGGTGCGTTGGCTTCTCGACTCCTCCGACAAGCCGAAGCCTCCTCAGGGCAATGCCCCGGTCGACGGCCTGCGCGAGGGCATGAAATTCGACCGGGTGACCTTCAGGTATCCCGGTTCCGAGGTGCGTCCCCTGGTGCTGCATTCCGCAAGCTTCGAAATCCGCAGCGGCCGTTCCACCGCAATCATCGGCCGTTCCGGCGCCGGAAAGACGACGATCGTCAATCTCCTCTGCCGTTTCGTGGAGCCGGATGAAGGACGCATCCTCGTCGATGGCGTGCCGCTCGACGAGCTCGATCCCGTTCAGTGGCGGCGCCAGATCGCGGTCGCCAGCCAGGACCTCGAACTGGTGGACGGCACCATCCTGGAAAACATCACCTACGGTCAAAGCGCCACACCTGCAGAAGCGGAACGCGCCGCGAAGCTTGCCGAAGCGCACGGCTTCATCGAGCAGCTGCCGCAGGGCTATGAGACGCTCGTCGGCTACAGGGGTGCAAGCCTCTCGGCAGGCCAACGCCAGCGCATCGCGCTTGCCAGAGCGCTGGTGCGCGATCCGGCGATCCTGATCCTCGACGAGGCGACGAATGCGGTGGACGGCCTGTCGGAGGCGGCGATCGTCGAGACGTTGAGATCGAGGGCCGGCAGGCGCACGACGATCGTGATCAGCCATCACCGGAGCACGATCTCGTTCTGCGACGACGTCGTGGTCCTCGGCTCCGGGCGCGTCAAGGGCCAGGCCGCGCTGGCGGACGTCGCGTCGCTCAGCATGGACCAGCTCTACGAGCATGAGACCGGCACGGGGGGCGGAGGGTAGAGGTTTGCGGCACGGGCGCAGACTGCCGGATGCAGGGCGCGCGAGGACCCCGGCTGCTTGTCCATCGACCCTGGTTGCGGGCGCTGAGGCGCGGCCCCTCTACCCGCTGCCGCGACCTCCCCGTTTGGACGGGGAGAAGGGGCCGGCAGGCGGAGGGGGGCTCTGATCTGAAAATTATGCGGCGGCGTAGCGCTTGGCCATCTCCGGCAACCGCAGCACCCGGATCTTCGATGCCTGGCCGGCGGCGTGGAAGGCCTCGAAGCGCTCCTTGCAGACCTCGGTCATGTGGGCAATTGCCGGCTTCAGATAGTTGCGCGGATCGAAATTATCCGGATGTTCGATATGGTGCTTGCGGATCTCGCCGGTGAAAGCGAGGCGGAGGTCCGTGTCGATATTGACCTTGCGCACACCGAGCGGAATGGCCTTCTGAATCTCGGACACCGGAACGCCCCAGGTCTTCTTCATCTTGCCGCCATAGGCGTTGAAGAGTTCCTGGAGATCGGCGGGGACGCTCGAGGAACCGTGCATGACGAGGTGGGTGTTCGGCAGACGCTTGTTGATCTTGGCGATCGTCTCGATCGAGAGGATCTCGCCGTCGGGTTCGCGGGTGAACTTGTAGGCGCCGTGGCTGGTGCCGATGGCGACCGCAAGAGCGTCGACGCCGGTCTTCGAAACGAAGTCGAGGGCCTGCTCGGGGTCGGTCAGCAGTTCCTCGCGTGAGAGCTTGCCTTCAAATCCATGGCCGTCCTCCTTGTCGCCGGCACCCGTTTCCAGATTGCCGAGGCAGCCGAGTTCCCCTTCGACGGAAACGCCGGCAGCATGGGCGATCTTCACGACTTCCGCGGTGACGGCGACATTATATTCGTAGCTCGCGACGGTCTTGCCGTCCTTCTCCAGCGAGCCGTCCATCATCACGGAGGTGAAGCCGTTGGTAATCGCCGAGATGCAGGTCGACGGCTGGTCGCCATGGTCGAGGTGGAGGCAGACGGGGATATGCGGATATTCTTCCGCAGCGCCGAGGATCAGATGGCGCAGAAACGCATCGCCGGCATAGGCCCGCGCGCCGCGGCTTGCCTGCAGGATGACAGGAGAGTCGGTCGCATCCGCGGCCCTCATGACGGCCTGGATATATTCGAGATTGTTCACATTGAAGGCCGGCAGTGCGTAATTGTTCTCTGCCGCGTGGTCGAGCAGTTGCCGCAATGTGATCAATGCCATTCTTAACTCCCTGATGCTCCGCGCCACTCCAGGCGCCAGTTCAAGCGCACAATAATTCATGCGGGGCGTTTGGCAACCGGGCCGGCGGTCGTGCCGGTCGCTTGATGGACGTGCGTCAGACCAAATTGCTGTGGATGAGAAATCCCCCTGCCAGAAATCGCTACTTTCGCCCTCTGGTGGTGTTGCCAATCTCAGTTGTGCCCGCAGAGCAGCCGCGGGTTTTCGCGGCCGGCGGCAGGTTCGGTCCGGATCGTGGCGGCGTTCGGCGTCCGCATGAGAGTGAGCCGATGTGCAAAAAGATTGCAGCGATCCGGGGAATTTTTTATGCATATTACGTAAAGTGCCGCTACAATTCATGAAGGTTGCATGACTGCTCTTTCGGAGCATTCTTCCGTAACGAAGCGCAACATGCCGAAGCGATCTACAACGTTGCAGGTGGATCTCCACGCGCCGGGGCCGGCCGGCAGACCTGCGTCGTGAAAGGGAGGAAATTCGTCGCAAACGCCTATACAACCTGAGCGATTATCGGCGTTCGCGTTTTAAAGAGAAGGCTGCAATTTTCCGGGCAGATCGCTTGCGTTCGCTGAAAATTTGCACTTCTCTCCTGCGATCAATGAACCCAAAACGAGGGGAAGGAGAAGAAAAATGGCTTCACTGAAACTCAATCTCAGGGCCGCTGCGCTCATAGGCTCGCTGCTCATCGGGGCAAGCCCCGCGCTCGCCGAGGCGGTACTTCACCGCGGCAATGCCGGCGAACCGCAGACGCTCGACCAGGCCCACACCTCCATCAACATCGAGGAGTTCATCCTCAAGGACCTCTATGAAGGCCTGACGATCTACGATGCCGCGGGCAAGATCGTTCCGGGCGCCGCCGAAACCTGGGAGCTTTCGGACGACGGTACCGTCTACACGTTCAAACTGCGTGCCGATGCCAAGTGGTCGGACGGATCGCCGGTGACGGCAGAGGATTTCGCCTTCTCCTTCCGCCGCGTGGAGGATCCGAAGACCGCGGCCGAATACGCCAACATCCTCTTCCCGATCAAGAACGCCGAAAAGGTCAACAAGGGCGAAGTGCCGGTCGACCAGCTCGGCGTAAAGGCCGTCGACGAAAAGACCCTGGAGGTTACCCTCGAACGGCCGACGCCCTTCTTCCTGGAACTGCTCGCACACCAGACGGCGCTTCCGGTCAGCAAGGCGAGCGTCGAAAAGAACGGCGCGGACTTCGTCAAACCGGGTGTGATGGTTTCGAATGGCGCATTCAAGCTGACGGCGCATGTGCCGAACGACAGCCTGACGGTGGAGAAGAACACCAATTATTGGGATGCCGCCAATGTCAAGCTCGACAAGGTGATCTTCTATCCGATCGACGATCAGGCGGCCTCTGTCCGTCGTTTCGAAGCGAAGGAAATGGATCTCGCCTACAACTTCTCCGCCGACCAGATCGAGCGCCTGCGCACGTCCTATGGAGAGCAGGTGCACGTTTCCCCGACGCTTGCCACCTACTACTACGCTTTCGACACCCGCCAGGAGCCCTATAGCGATGTCCGCGTCCGCCGGGCACTTTCGATGGCGGTCGACCGCGACTTCCTTGCCAAGGAAATCTACAGCGGTTCGCAGCTGCCGTCCTATTCGATGGTCCCGCCGGGCATCGAGAGCTACGGCGATCCCGCCAAGGCCGACTTTGCCGACATGTCGCAACTCGACCGCGAGGACAAGGCGATCGAGTTGATGAAGGAAGCCGGTTACGGCGAGGGCGGCAAGCCGCTCAACATCGAAATCCGCTACAACACCAATCCCAACCATGAGCGTGTCGCGACGGCGGTCGCCGACATGTGGAAGAACACCTTCGGCGCCAAGGTCTCGCTGGTGAATCTCGACGTGTCGTCGCACTATGCCTACCTGCAGGAGGGCGGCAAGTTCAACGTCGCGCGTGCCGGCTGGGTCGCCGATTACGCCGATGCCGAGAACTTCCTGGCACTGAGCCTCAGCACCAACAAGACCTTCAACTACGGCCATTTCGAAAACGCCGAATTCGATGCGCTGATGAAGAAGTCCTATGAGGAACAGGATCCGGCGGCACGATCGAAGATCATGCACGAGGCTGAAACTCTGCTGATGAAGGAGCAGCCGATAGCGCCGTTCCTGACCCAGGCGGACCTCTGGCTCGTTTCGGAACGGGTCAAGGGCTGGCAGGACAATGCGCCGAATGCGCATCTGAGCAAGTTCCTGAGCATCGCCGAATAACGAACTGAGGCGACGCGCGGGCACCCGCGCGTCGCCTCCGGAGCAAAGTCAATGATCTCCTTCATCCTTCGCCGGCTGGCGAGTGCGGTGCCGACGCTGTTCATCGTCGTCACCATATCCTTCTTTCTGATGCGTTTTGCCCCCGGTGGGCCCTTCAACCTCGAGCGTCCTCTCCCGCCCTCCACGATGGAGAACCTGATGAGGACCTATCACCTCGATCAGCCGCTCTGGCGCCAATACGCCACCTATCTCGGCAATGCCGTCACGGGCGACTTCGGTCCGAGCTACATTTACCACGACAACAATGTCGCGCAGCTGATCGGCAAGGGACTGCCCTATTCGATGGAGCTCGGCTTTTACGCGCTGTTGCTCGCGGTCGTCGGCGGGGTCATAACGGGAACGATCGCCGCCTTGCGGCAGAACAGCTTCTCGGATTTCGCGGTCATGTCGGTTTCCACGATCGGGGTCACCGTGCCGAACTTCGTCGTCGGTCCCGTGCTGACGCTGATCTTTGCGATCGTGCTCGCGTGGCTGCCCGCCGGCGGCTGGGGCGACGGTTCTCTCCGCTTTCTCATCCTGCCGATGATCGCGCTCGCGCTTCCCCAGCTTGCGGTCTTTGCCAGGCTCACGCGCGGCTCGATGATCGAGGCCCTTAATACGGATCATATCCGCACCGCGAAAGCCTATGGCCTGCCGTCCCGCGCCGTGGTCGTGACGCACGCCATGCGCGGTGCCATGCTGCCGGTCGTCTCCTATCTTGCTCCTTGCGCCGCCGCCCTCCTTACGGGCTCGGCCGTGGTGGAAACGATCTTCACTATACCGGGCGTCGGGCGCTACTTCGTGCTCGGAGCGATCAACCGCGACTATACGCTGGTAATGGGCACCGTGATCCTCATCGCCATCTTCGTCATCCTCTTCAATCTTCTGGTCGATATTCTCTACGGCCTGCTCGATCCGAGGGTTCGCCATGACTGATATCGCTCAGATCCCGGCATCGATGCCCGACACCAAAGGCCGAAGCCTCTTTCAGCTCGCAACGCTCCGCTTCCGCCGCAACCGCCCGGCCATGGCCGGTTGCGTCATGCTGGTGCTCATCGCGCTCTTTTCCTTCGTCGGGCCGCTTTTTTCGCCTCACAGCTACGATCAGGTCTTTCCGTCCTATGTCACGATCGGCCCCAGCCTCGAGCCGCGTCCGGACACCTCGACACTTCAGGACGTGATGGAGGGCGTGGCGACGCGTGCACGCGTCACGCTCACGGAATTCAACGTCGAAGGCCAGACCTTCACCGCCACGGTGACTTCGGACGAGCCTATCGATCCTCGCGCCACACGCTATTTCGACCGGGCGAACGAGTTCGAGAACACCGAGGTGGTCGCGACGGAGAACGACGGCCGTACCCTGAAGGTCGAGGGCGAGGTGGCTCGGGAATATTTCCCCTTCGGCACCGATTCCAATGGCCGCGACCTGCTTGTCCGGGTGATGCTGGGCGGCCAGATCTCCATCGCCGTCGGCCTGCTGGCGAGTCTCGTTTCGCTCGGCATCGGCGTCGTATACGGGGCGACATCGGGCTATATCGGCGGGCGCGTCGATAACGTCATGATGCGCCTGGTCGAGATCCTCTATTCGCTGCCCTTCGTTTTCCTGGTCGTGGTGCTCGTCGTCTTCTTCGGCCGCAGCTTCATCCTGATCTTCCTGGTGATCGGGGCTGTCGAATGGCTGGATATGGCCCGCATCGTGCGCGGCCAGACGCTGGCGCTCAAGCGGCGTGAGTTCGTCGGAGCGGCGCAGGCGCTGGGTCTGACCGACTGGCAGATCATCCGCCGGCACATCATCCCGAATACGATCGGTCCGGTCATCGTCTTCGTCACCGTCGTCGTGCCGAAGGTCATCCTGCTCGAGAGTTTCCTGTCGTTCCTCGGACTGGGCGTGCAGGCGCCTCTTACGAGCTGGGGTGCCCTGATCTCGGAAGGTGCGAACAACATACAGTCGGCGCCGTGGCTCTTGATCTTCCCCGCCATCTTCTTCGTCGTGACGCTGTTCTCGCTGAATTTCGTCGGCGACGGCCTGCGCGATGCGCTCGACCCGAAGGACCGCTGACATGACAGAGATGAAGGACTCCATTCTCGCTGTGCGCGGCCTGAAGGTCGACTTTTCCACCCCTGACGGCACCGTCGAAGCGGTCAAGGGCATCGATCTCGACGTCCGTTCCGGCGAGACGCTCGCAGTTGTTGGCGAATCCGGTTCGGGCAAGAGCCAGACCATGATGGGCATCATGGGTCTGCTCGCCAAGAACGGGACGGTGACGGGTTCGGCGCGCTATCGCGGCCAGGAACTCGTGGGCCTTGCACCGAAGGCACTGAACAAGGTGCGCGGCTCGAAGATCACCATGATCTTCCAGGAGCCGATGACTTCGCTCGACCCGCTTTACACGATCGGCCGCCAGATCGCCGAGCCGATCGTCCATCACCGCGGCGGCAGCTTCAAGGAGGCGCGCAGGCGCGTCCTCGAGCTCCTGGAGCTCGTCGGCATTCCCGAACCGGGGCGGCGCATCGACAGCTATCCGCACGAGCTTTCCGGCGGCCAGCGCCAGCGCGTCATGATCGCCATGGCGCTTGCCAACGAGCCGGACATCCTGATCGCCGACGAGCCGACGACCGCCCTGGACGTGACCATCCAGGCCCAGATCCTCGATCTGCTCAAATCGCTGCAAAGGCGCTTCGGCATGGCGATCGTTCTGATCACCCACGACCTCGGCATCGTCAAGCACTTCGCCGACCGGGTCGCGGTCATGCGCCGCGGCGAGGTCGTGGAGCAGGGGGTGACGGCCGATATCTTCGAGCGGCCGAAGGCGGACTATACCAGGATGCTGCTGGAGGCCGAACCGAGCGGGC
The genomic region above belongs to Sinorhizobium meliloti and contains:
- a CDS encoding ABC transporter permease; translation: MTDIAQIPASMPDTKGRSLFQLATLRFRRNRPAMAGCVMLVLIALFSFVGPLFSPHSYDQVFPSYVTIGPSLEPRPDTSTLQDVMEGVATRARVTLTEFNVEGQTFTATVTSDEPIDPRATRYFDRANEFENTEVVATENDGRTLKVEGEVAREYFPFGTDSNGRDLLVRVMLGGQISIAVGLLASLVSLGIGVVYGATSGYIGGRVDNVMMRLVEILYSLPFVFLVVVLVVFFGRSFILIFLVIGAVEWLDMARIVRGQTLALKRREFVGAAQALGLTDWQIIRRHIIPNTIGPVIVFVTVVVPKVILLESFLSFLGLGVQAPLTSWGALISEGANNIQSAPWLLIFPAIFFVVTLFSLNFVGDGLRDALDPKDR